CATAAACGTGGAAGGAAATGTGTGACAGTCATTGCTGGGGAGGCCTTGTAGCCTCGCTTCAAGCGGCCATGTTTGCTGAGGGCGATGTAAAAGCCCTTGTAAATGGAAGACTCGTATGCGTTGTAATTGTTGGGCAGCAGCGTCTCCTTGAACTTGCACTCGTCACGGAAGACCCTCTAAAAATGGTATGGATTAGATGGTTAGTTTGGTGTAACTTACCATGCCCTCCCCAATCCCCCCCCACCCCTACCATCTGAATTCACCTACAGTAAGTAGGGTAAAGTGCAGGAACGCACAGACTGAAAATGATAAAGTATTGCTTTGAATATCCAAGCAAGACTTACAGGCATACATGCAAAATAATTCTCCAACATATTTCACAAAAATCACATACAGCAAgagcattaaagggatagttcacccaaaaatgaaaattctgtcatcatttactcactctcatgttgttacaaacctgtatacatttctttgttctggtgaacacaaaggaagatattttgagaaatatttgTAACCTTTCGTGGACCCcgtttacttccatagtattcctTTTCcgactatggaagttaatggggtccacaaacagtttggtaacaacatgagagtgagtaaatcatgacagaattttcatttttgagtgaactatccctttaaaagttaacttattACCAGCCATGAACTGTAAGATTAAcataaacaaagaaatatttcctaaaaaaagtctgattttcctgtttaattttttttctattcgaaagattttaataaatgtatttgtataataagtatattaATCTGTGGCATAAAAGCATCTGTTAAATGACATGCactatatttattacattaaaaatatttgcaAGCATTTTTGACAAAGCTTATGCTTCATTATATACAtattcaaaatgtattaaatatttatttcacatttatattttagttttttaatgaaGTCCATAAATATATCAttcttgcactgtaaaaagtgataGTGATTTAAAAGTTAACACCTAATTTATTTTCAAACTAAAATTTCTCACTTTAAGTTAAAATTTCAGTTGAAAAAGCTTTACGTGTTACCGactgaagtaatttttttcaaacTAAAATTTCTCACTTTAACACATGTTCTTACCCTGGATGTACATAGTTAccagaaattgtgttttttttttctattcattagatttatttttatttttttatttggtctttttattttattttattttttttgtaaaagagGGAAAAATTACACTTTGAAACAACTGAATAAATCTAGAGtacaatttatatttaaaacacagCAAGTAACTGCTCATACTTGTATTTGTTAAAACACTTTGAGATTGTAATGAGCGTTATGTAAACTGAAATATATTGTGTGATTGTACTGAAACGaatgatcaaaataaacataaaatagcaaaaaaaaaaaaaacatttaatttgaaaaagcattaagtgttaccaattgaagtaatttttttcaccaattttttttcactttaagtaaaaaattGTTATTGAAAAAGCTTTacatgttaccaattgaagtacattttttcaccttaaattttttcactttaagtaAAAATGTTAGTTGAAAAAgctttaagtgttaccaattgaggtaatttttcaccttaaattttttcactttaagtaAAATTTAAGTTGGAAAAGCTTTAAGTTTaaccaattgaagtattttttcaccttaaattttttcactttaagtaAAATTTAAGTTGGAAAAGCTTTAAGTTTaaccaattgaagtattttttcaCCTTCCAgtgaaaaatttattttgacaaaacatatttttttaagtgttaccaattaaagtaatttgtttaagtagatccaacttacactttttacagtgtacactgtaaaataattgCAATTCATTTTTGAAGTATAATTAACTTGTATTCGAAAGtcatttaaactttaatttttttatcttgactagcCATGAGTTGCGGTAACTTCCAAAACAAAGTTAAATTAGCTTAATTTATTTCAACTACATAAATTACAACAACTCATagtcaagataaaaaataaaagttcaaATTACTTGTGAATTCAAGTTAATTATACTTAAATATTCAAgtgcaaaaaatactttaacAGTGAGCGCacactgtaatttttttttcttccagACATTTATAAGTAAGCTATAATCAGATTGGCTGACGCAAGCCagttaaacttattattattattttttaatcttgACTAAGTTGAAAATGCTTAAGTTTTTTTGGTGAGTTAATGTAAAAACATGTTGTCATGACTTATCAATAAcatcactttttattttaaaatattaatgttgAATACAGTTTGTAGCCTACTGATGTATTTTTCAGATAagcatgtttaaaaaatgtaagaattGAAACCAATCGAATCCATACTGCATGTGTACAAATGTGCTTTTACATAAGACTATTCATATTGCTTATCTATTTTTGCATAAGCAGTGATATTAATAAAGCCATTAATAAGCCATGTGCTTATGTCATGAAAAGAGAGAATGTGTCATTCGTGGTGAGATCAGGCATCTTAACAACGCAAGTGCAAAGTAGGTCAGATTTACATTCAAGCCAAGCATAACATCACAGGCTCATCACAGAGCTTACAGTTATTCATTTGACAAAGCCCATGGCATTAATTGTACTACAACCAACTGACAAATATCCTAAATGAAATGTGATTTCATGCAATGATGcttatatataaatgcatttcAGGCCACGAAGATGAAATAAATCAAATAGCAGGCATACCTACCGTTCCGTACAACCATCCGCGGCTGCTCATCGCGACAAACAGCTCGCTCTTCACGCCATACAGACTTATCACCCCTCTCTCTACAGTTGAGATTTCTATCAGACCTGATTGAACACAACATCAGTATTACATGAGTGACACAGCTCGTTACTCTATATAGGATGCGATcggtagctcagttggtagggCACTGCGTTAGCTGATGCGTAAACGTCACAGGTTCGAGTCCAAGGGAACGCACAGCATACTCGTTTAATGCACCGTAAGCATCTGTTAAATGCATGCAATCTGCAAAAGTGGGCGGATCCAGAGGATGCTCTGTACTGCATTTCTCATATAGTGTGATTGGCAAAAAAGCACCGCAGTTTTGGCATGCACGACGAGCAATGCGCATGTAAAATTAGTTGGCGTCTAAATTGGTCCAAGCATTCGTGTCATGCTTGAGCTAAGTGCAATTCAGCAACGATTGACACTGGGGTTTATTTTAATCTATATTTCATTACAGAGCACACTGCTGCGATGCCCATCCATGCATTAATTACAATAACAAGAAAAGAGATGCGGAGATGCTCATCACGTGTCACCGTCACATTAACTCACTGTACTGGTTCTCGTTATGTACACCGCTGATCTTTCCATCTGGGAGGACCTGCAGGTGAAACCCGATGCCCACGTTGCAGTACAGCCTCCGCACTCTCTTAATACCCATCAAATAATCATTCTCCCAGTTCAGCTCCGATTTCTCCATCGAGATCCCCAAAACGGATCGGGAGAACAGCGTCTCCCACCTTTTCTCCAGTGGGGTTGCATTAGTCCTGTTCGAGATGGGGTAGGAGTACGCGATCCCAAGCAGAAAGCCAAGCAGAAGAAACGCAGTCCAGCGCCTGCTGGTCTCGCACATACTGGTGAGGAGCCTTTGCGCAGTGGCCATCCGGTTTACCCTCGGGGCACGTGGTCAAAATTAATGACCCTAAAAATACCACTCTTGTTTTTCTTCTTTCGGCATGGTGGCAGGGGCTTATTTTTGGAAGGCAGGTCGGGGCTGCGGGCGTGTAACGCAATAAGCCCCTCGGTAGATGAGAAGTGCAGGGCGGCGGAGCTTGAGCTGGTGGCGATGATGACCATGTTTCACCTCTCTCGGTGGCCAAACGCTGGCGTGGGGAGCACCACACACACTCGCCAAAAATGCAAGCTCACCTTGCCGGGGAGACCTTCACGATGACGTCACCCACCCGCGGGATGACATCACGATGACATCTCAGTGCTGCCCGCCGGACCGTTGACTCTGTGATGTGGAAAGTGGCCGCGATCGATGCGCGCTTCGTATGCAGCAGCAGCGGTATTCGAAGAGCCCGGGGGAGAGTGAGATCTCACAGGAGAGAAGGGGACGTGATGGACTCTTTGGCAGCTCCCAAATTGGACCGGTGGTCATATGCTTGACGGGCCGCTGCCTTATTTAGAAAGGAGGTGTAAAAACACTCCAGTTGTCACCGCGGAGCCATGTCAATCTCGACAAACACCTCCTGCCTGTTTGCTCGGGAGCTTATCACTAAGATAGATTTTCAATAAGCCATCGTGATTTATaatcagacagacaggcagatagaaTGATATGAAGGTATAGGCTACAGACAAATAGACAAttcatagatagatagatagacatacatacatatatagatagatagatagacatacatacatacatatatagatagatagatattcaGACAGACATATAAATAGTGCTTTCGgatcgatagatagatagatagatagatagatagatagatagatagatagatagatagatagatagatagatagatagatagatagatagatactgcattcggatagacagacagacagatactgaattcagatagatagatagatagatagatagatagatagatagatagatagatagatagatagatagatagatagatagatagatagatagaaagatactgcatttggatagatagatagatagatagatagatagatagatagatagatagatagatagatagatagatagatagatagatagatagatactgcATCcggataggcagacagacagatactgcattcggatagatagatagatagatagatagatagatagatagatagatagatagatagatagatagatagatagatagatagatagatagatagatagatactgcATTTGGATAGATGgctggatggatagatagatagatagatagatagatagatagatagatagatagatagatagatagatagatagatagatagatagatagatagatagatagatagatagatactgcattcggatagatagatagatcgatagatagatagatcgatagatagatagatagatagatagatagatagatagatagatagatagatagatagatagatagatagatactgcATTTGGATAGATGgctggatagatagatagatagatagatagatagatagatagatagatagatagatagatagatagatagatagatagatagatagatactgcattcggatagatagatagtagatagatagatagatagatagatagatagatagatagatagatagatagatagatagatagatagatagatactgcattcggatagatagatagatagatagatagatagatagatagatagatagatagatagatagatagatagatagatagatagatagatagatagatactggattcggatagacagacagactgacagaaagatagataggTACTGCATtcggatagatagatagatagatagatagatagatagacagacagacagacactgcattcggatagacagatagatagatagatagatagatagatagatagatagatagatagatagatagatagatagatagatggatagatattGGATtcggatagacagacagacagacagacagacagacagatagatagagctttcggatagatagatagacagacagacagacagatagacagacaaatagatagattGAGCTTTCGGATAGATAGATACTGGATtcggatagacagacagacagacagataggtagatagatagatactgcattcggacagacagatagatagagctttcagatagatagacaatcagacagatagatagacagacaaatagatagattGAGATTtcggatagatagatagatagatagatagatagatagatagatagatagatagatagatactgcATTTGGATAGATGgctggatagatagatagatagatagatagatagatagatagatagatagatagatagatagatagatagtagatagatagatagatagatagatagatagatagatagatagatagatagatagatagatagatagatagatagatagatagatagatagatactgcattcggatagatagatagatagatagatagatagatagatagatactggattcggatagacagacagactgacagaaagatagataggTACTGCATtcggatagatagatagatagatagacagacagacagacactgcattcggatagatagatagatagatagatagatagatagatagatagatagatagatagatagatagatagatagatagatagatagatagatagatagatagatagatattggattcggatagacagacagacagacagacagacagacagatagagctttcggatagatagatagacagacagacagacagatagacagacaaatagatagattGAGCTTTCGGATAGATAGATACTGGATtcggatagacagacagacagacagataggtagatagatagatactgcattcggacagacagatagatagagctTTCGGATAGATAGACaatcagacagatagatagacagacaaatagatagattGAGATTtcggatagatagatagatagatagatagatagatagatagatagatagatagatagatagatagattgattGATAAATAGATACTGGAttcggacagacagacagacagacagacagacagacagacagatagagctttcggatagatagatagacaatcagacagatagatagacagacaaatagatagattAAGCTTtcggatagatagatagatagacagacagacagacagacagacagatagattgatTGATAGATACTGGAttcggacagacagacagacagacagacagacagacagatagatactggattcggatagacagacagacagatagacagatatatagattGAGCTTtcggatagatagatagatagatagatagatagatagatagatagatagatagatagatagatagatagatagatattacATGAAACACGTGTCCAGTAGATGGCGATATTTAACAATGTTGCAACTTTTTTTGAGcaatttggatttttttacacaCTTTTAAGAcccctttatttttttatattgttaaTATTAATTATCATTTGCACAAAATTATACAGATATAAATCTTGTTTGGTGAGTTGTCCCAACAAGCTACAAAATCTTTTGTAACATCCTGAAGTaagtcatatttattttaatttcctttggGACTAATGATATTTCAGACCCTCATATGAAAATGCATTCCCTCTCAAAGCCAATTAGCCCACATTCGtcaaaaatgttaattttttattttttacaccgCAAAAGTGGGTTATTAAACAAACTCAATATAGCAGCCAAACCATTTAGTTTCGACAAGCACGTTAGGTAAACCTCAGCATTTATCAGATTTGGATAAGCAGAGCCTTCTATCTTTGTATCCGTTATGATGACACATTGCAGTGATATGACAGAGACCTAAAGAGTACTGAATAAATGATAATTCAATCTGAGCCAGACAGAATCCCTACGGACGGCAAAGCTCAAGTTTTTTCTCCTTTGTAAAAGCCTGTCCcatttttcattcattcttACAGCCTCAATAAAAGTGGCTGACAGACTGACAGCCAGTGTTCATTGTCTAAACACTTTACAAGTCTAATTCAGGGAACAAAAGAAAAAAGCATTAGCTGGCTGAGATGAATAGCATCATGTCACTTGAGGGTGGAATGGCAGCCATTTATAACAAAACACCACTAAATCAAAGCTATCAACAGTTTTACAACTCATTATTTCTAAGTGAAACAAAGCAACAGGATTTTAACCACAAGGATTAATAAGATTATAAATGTAGAAACCCAGcttaagtcatttttgtgattgttttaaaataatcctatataatgtaaactacattttgtgaaaatattaccttgatatctttaatattgactgagtaaggtcaagtcaaagattaaaatcaaactttgatgctcctatgcgactttaacctggattaaCCAGACATGGCAACAAATGGTTTTAGAGTAAACAGATAAAGATAAGAGGGATTTATGATGCCATCAGAGTAAGAAAGTACATTTTGGTTAtaaattaaaatcaaacattAGTTGTCTTtgaaaaacaatgtaaaaatatgaaaatatacaTTCTTTGCAATGAAAATATCAgttcctttttatttatacattgtGCTGTGCTTAAAGACAATTTTTTAAGTCCATCCTGAGAATCTTACACTTCAACAAATAAAGCTACATGTATACACACTGTCTGACCAATAGTGAGTGTACTTGCAGATACATTACAAGGGGACATGAAACTGGTACAGGTTTGTACAATTTCATTTAGCCACTGCAAGTcagtaacaacacaaaaatttaattttgttgACCTGATGTTTACAGAATATATTTAAGGTAGTCTGTGTGTAGTCTCTtgtaaaaataacccagattgtctttttttatatgtgtatatactGTGATATTTCTCTTGATACTGaccaagcaaaaaaaataaaaataaaattaagacACGTTTGTTTGACACGTCAAATGAGGTTAGAATTACTACATAAATAAAGATGATCACCAAAATGGGTTGCATAAAAATTCCCATAgggatataaatatatgtatatattattaatataaaaatatatatacacaataaaatAGTTCTTTACAACAGTAATTACATCGAGATGTAAAGTTTAATGTGTCCATTGGTCCCATTCTCAAAGTGTCTGCTACTGAACACTTCATCCCCAAATAAACACAACCTATGAGAAATAAAAGGTGACCAGCGATCAGTAAACCTGAGACTTTCAATCCCTTTAGgtgaaaaaaaatgatgatcaTCACTGCAACTTTCAGCTTCAAAGATCCTTTTGGTCAAAGATGATATGGGTGGCAAAATAGATGCCAATGGCACCGAAAATGGCAGATGACGCGATATAAGCAGTGACGGACTGTGTGAACTGGACGATCATGCCCATGAAGAAGGTAGGGAAGACCTGAGATAGAAGAAAGGTGCTATCCAAAATGGCGAAGTCAAGTCCCACCCCACGCTTTTCAAAATCCTCAGACTCCAAAGTGACTGCACCGTTCTGCAAAGGTTGATAATATGTTTGTCCATCGCTACTGTAATGAGCATTCCCGT
The DNA window shown above is from Paramisgurnus dabryanus chromosome 23, PD_genome_1.1, whole genome shotgun sequence and carries:
- the fgf6a gene encoding fibroblast growth factor 6a, with protein sequence MATAQRLLTSMCETSRRWTAFLLLGFLLGIAYSYPISNRTNATPLEKRWETLFSRSVLGISMEKSELNWENDYLMGIKRVRRLYCNVGIGFHLQVLPDGKISGVHNENQYSLIEISTVERGVISLYGVKSELFVAMSSRGWLYGTRVFRDECKFKETLLPNNYNAYESSIYKGFYIALSKHGRLKRGYKASPAMTVTHFLPRL